In Antechinus flavipes isolate AdamAnt ecotype Samford, QLD, Australia chromosome 3, AdamAnt_v2, whole genome shotgun sequence, a genomic segment contains:
- the ZBTB20 gene encoding zinc finger and BTB domain-containing protein 20 gives MTERIHSINLHNFSNSVLETLNEQRNRGHFCDVTVRIHGSMLRAHRCVLAAGSPFFQDKLLLGYSDIEIPSVVSVQSVQKLIDFMYSGVLRVSQSEALQILTAASILQIKTVIDECTRIVSQNVGDVYPVIQDSGQETPRGTPESGTSGQSSDTESGYIQSHSQHSVDRIYSALYACSMQNGSGERSFYSGAVVSHHETALGLPRDHHMEDPSWITRIHERSQQMERYLSTTPETTHCRKQPRPVRIQTLVGNIHIKQEMEDDYDYYGQQRVQILERNESEECTEDTDQAEGTESEPKGESFDSGVSSSIGTEPDSVEQQFVTGIGREGQPEPSQTEPTDLPTEGGQQPPQPQQHPDANSSSPERNNDVEMDSTVLTVSNSTEKGVLQPSVNTSIAQPLPSTQLYLRQTETLTSNLRMPLTLTSNTQVIGTAGNTYLPALFTTQTAGSGPKPFLFSLPQPLAGQQTQFVTVSQPGLSTFTAQLPAPQPLAPSAGHSTASGQGEKKPYECTLCNKTFTAKQNYVKHMFVHTGEKPHQCSICWRSFSLKDYLIKHMVTHTGVRAYQCSICNKRFTQKSSLNVHMRLHRGEKSYECYICKKKFSHKTLLERHVALHSASNGTPPTGTGPGARAGPTGVVACTEGTTYVCSVCPAKFDQIEHFNDHMRMHVSDG, from the exons ATGACCGAGCGCATTCACAGCATCAACCTTCACAACTTCAGCAATTCTGTGCTCGAAACCCTCAACGAGCAGCGCAACCGTGGCCACTTCTGTGACGTGACGGTCCGTATCCACGGGAGCATGCTGCGTGCCCACCGCTGTGTGCTGGCCGCTGGCAGCCCCTTCTTCCAGGATAAGCTGTTGCTGGGCTATAGTGACATTGAGATCCCCTCGGTGGTATCAGTCCAGTCCGTTCAAAAACTCATTGATTTCATGTACAGCGGGGTTCTACGGGTCTCCCAGTCAGAAGCCCTGCAGATCCTTACCGCCGCCAGCATCCTCCAGATCAAGACCGTGATCGATGAGTGCACACGGATTGTTTCACAGAATGTTGGTGATGTCTACCCGGTGATTCAGGACTCTGGCCAGGAGACACCCAGGGGGACCCCTGAGTCAGGCACCTCGGGGCAAAGCAGTGACACAGAGTCTGGCTACATACAGAGTCATTCCCAGCACAGTGTAGACAGGATCTACTCAGCCCTCTATGCGTGCTCCATGCAGAATGGCAGTGGGGAGCGCTCCTTCTACAGTGGAGCTGTGGTTAGCCATCATGAGACAGCCCTGGGGTTGCCCAGAGATCACCACATGGAAGACCCCAGCTGGATCACCCGGATTCACGAACGCTCCCAACAGATGGAGCGGTACCTTTCCACCACTCCAGAGACTACCCACTGCCGGAAGCAACCACGCCCTGTCCGGATCCAGACCCTGGTGGGGAACATCCACATTAAGCAAGAGATGGAGGATGACTATGACTACTATGGCCAGCAGAGGGTGCAGATCCTGGAACGCAACGAGTCAGAGGAGTGCACAGAAGACACAGATCAGGCAGAAGGCACCGAAAGCGAGCCCAAGGGGGAGAGCTTTGACTCAGGGGTCAGCTCCTCCATTGGCACAGAACCGGACTCTGTCGAACAGCAGTTTGTAACTGGGATTGGCCGAGAGGGTCAGCCAGAGCCTTCTCAGACCGAGCCAACTGATCTCCCCACAGAAGGGGGCCAGCAGCCACCCCAGCCCCAGCAGCACCCAGATGCCAATTCCTCTTCCCCAGAGAGGAACAATGATGTGGAGATGGACAGTACCGTGCTCACAGTTAGCAACAGCACTGAGAAAGGAGTCCTGCAGCCTTCAGTCAACACATCGATTGCCCAACCATTGCCAAGTACCCAGCTCTATCTTCGCCAGACAGAAACCCTCACCAGCAATCTGAGGATGCCCCTGACCTTGACCAGCAACACACAGGTCATTGGCACAGCCGGCAACACTTATCTGCCGGCCCTCTTCACTACACAGACCGCAGGCAGCGGCCCCAAGCCTTTTCTCTTCAGCCTGCCCCAGCCCTTAGCAGGCCAGCAGACCCAGTTTGTGACAGTGTCCCAGCCTGGCCTGTCAACTTTTACTGCCCAGCTGCCAGCCCCACAGCCCCTGGCCCCATCTGCAGGCCACAGCACAGCCAGTgggcagggggaaaaaaagccttaTGAGTGCACTCTCTGCAACAAGACTTTCACCGCCAAACAGAACTACGTTAAGCACATGTTCGTACACACAG GTGAGAAGCCCCACCAATGCAGCATCTGTTGGCGTTCCTTCTCCTTGAAGGATTATCTAATCAAGCACATGGTGACACACACAGGCGTGAGGGCCTACCAGTGCAGTATCTGCAACAAGCGCTTCACCCAGAAGAGCTCCCTCAATGTCCACATGCGGCTCCACCGAGGGGAGAAATCCTATGAGTGCTATATCTGCAAGAAGAAGTTCTCCCACAAGACCCTGCTAGAGCGCCACGTGGCCCTGCACAGTGCCAGCAATGGCACCCCACCCACTGGCACAGGTCCTGGTGCCAGAGCCGGCCCCACCGGGGTGGTGGCCTGCACGGAGGGGACCACTTACGTCTGCTCCGTCTGCCCAGCTAAGTTTGACCAAATCGAGCACTTCAACGACCACATGAGGATGCATGTGTCTGATGGATAA